A single genomic interval of Spinacia oleracea cultivar Varoflay chromosome 6, BTI_SOV_V1, whole genome shotgun sequence harbors:
- the LOC110794168 gene encoding uncharacterized protein has product MSNLTKLEFAALDITGKNYLSWVLDAEIHLDAKDLGDTIKEGNKATSQNKAKAMIFLRHHLHEGLKIEYLTIKDPQVLWSNLKERYDHQKTVILPKARYDWLHLRLQDFKSVSEYNSAMFRITSQLKLCGEKITDAEMLEKTYSTFHLNNIVLQTQYREKGFKKYSEPISCLLVVEKNNEVLLKNHESRPTGSTPFPEANVTSHNGKEKYHANNSGRGRGQGRGRGYRYGRGRGRGGSFKNSYPHQK; this is encoded by the coding sequence ATGTCGAACCTTACAAAACTTGAATTTGCCGCTCTTGATATTACTGGAAAGAACTATTTGTCTTGGGTGTTAGATGCCGAAATTCACCTAGATGCAAAAGACCTTGGTGATACAATCAAAGAAGGAAATAAGGCAACAAGTCAAAACAAAGCTAAGGCCATGATATTTCTTCGCCATCACCTCCACGAGGGCCTTAAGATTGAGTACTTGACTATAAAAGATCCACAAGTCCTTTGGAGTAATCTGAAGGAAAGATATGACCACCAGAAAACTGTGATATTACCTAAAGCTCGTTATGACTGGTTACATTTAAGACTACAAGACTTTAAGTCTGTAAGTGAATATAACTCAGCTATGTTCAGAATTACTTCACAATTGAAATTATGTGGAGAGAAAATCACTGATGCAGAAATGTTAGAGAAAACATACTCTACCTTTCACTTAAATAACATTGTCCTGCAGACACAATACCGTGAAAAGGGATTTAAGAAATATTCTGAACCTATATCTTGTCTCCTTGTGGTTGAGAAAAATAACGAGGTATTACTGAAAAATCATGAATCGCGTCCAACTGGTTCTACTCCATTCCCTGAAGCTAATGTGACATCCCATAATGGGAAAGAAAAATATCATGCCAACAATAGTGGTCGAGGACGTGGTCAAGGACGTGGACGTGGATATAGATATGGTCGAGGTCGAGGCCGAGGTGGTTCTTTCAAGAACTCGTACCCCCACCAGAAGTGA